The proteins below are encoded in one region of Paeniglutamicibacter cryotolerans:
- a CDS encoding DUF58 domain-containing protein, which translates to MGGRDGAIDKGPSLRARVHLGFLTPRGWGLFVAGVVLLLAAWIMGRRELLNISLFLLAAPLLAAALLRFGRSPLNISRSFHPAVAQAGDAVTVRLEPGHSGPSPGTLLLTEALPEGFGPGPEFLYPCAAFTYRLRPTHRGVYPVGPVTARFTDPFGLSERPGAVDAASSLTIVPVPEQLLPTSLAGDIGSHGQARTSKLSTPDSFDVMTREYRDGDSVRRIHWPATARHGALMVRQEDYQSTPRATVLLDRRPASYRAGPLSSVDQESVPCYPARPAPTTARFEWAVTAALSVGAHLAALGYAVQVSDHRGTPLGRLSASAPDHATETYSGPGADLDLALVLAALGLETPTQHERHREPAGSAIGVSAAVRHSRDPLVLITGDLVAAEAHQWVESLGSTRPVGVLAISSGSAAAAATMGRAGWNVAAVPEGTTVADAWARLGGLRR; encoded by the coding sequence ATGGGCGGACGCGACGGAGCCATCGACAAAGGGCCGAGCCTGCGTGCCCGGGTGCATTTGGGCTTCCTGACCCCGCGCGGCTGGGGCCTGTTCGTCGCGGGCGTGGTCCTGCTACTGGCCGCATGGATCATGGGTCGGCGCGAGCTGCTGAACATCTCACTGTTCCTGCTGGCGGCCCCGCTGCTGGCCGCTGCGCTGCTGCGCTTCGGCCGTAGCCCGCTGAACATCTCACGCAGCTTCCACCCGGCCGTCGCCCAGGCTGGCGATGCCGTGACGGTGCGCCTGGAACCGGGGCATTCCGGACCTTCCCCGGGCACTTTGCTGCTCACTGAGGCACTGCCCGAAGGCTTCGGTCCGGGCCCCGAGTTCCTCTACCCCTGCGCCGCCTTCACCTATCGGCTGCGCCCGACCCACCGCGGCGTCTACCCCGTCGGGCCGGTCACCGCACGCTTCACCGATCCGTTCGGGCTGTCCGAACGACCCGGTGCAGTGGATGCGGCATCGTCGCTGACCATCGTCCCGGTCCCCGAGCAATTGCTGCCCACCTCCCTGGCCGGGGACATCGGCAGCCACGGCCAAGCGCGGACGAGCAAGCTCTCCACGCCCGACTCGTTCGATGTGATGACCCGTGAATACCGGGACGGGGACTCGGTGCGGCGGATCCACTGGCCTGCCACGGCCCGCCACGGCGCATTGATGGTCAGGCAGGAGGACTACCAATCCACCCCGCGCGCCACGGTCCTGTTGGACCGCCGCCCCGCTTCCTACCGGGCCGGTCCGCTCTCTTCCGTGGATCAGGAGTCGGTGCCCTGCTATCCCGCCCGGCCCGCGCCCACCACGGCGCGCTTCGAATGGGCCGTCACCGCGGCGCTGAGCGTCGGTGCCCACCTGGCGGCGCTGGGCTATGCGGTGCAGGTTTCCGATCACCGCGGTACCCCGCTGGGGCGGCTTTCGGCCTCGGCACCGGATCACGCCACCGAAACCTACTCCGGCCCCGGGGCCGACCTCGATTTGGCCCTGGTCTTGGCGGCGCTCGGACTCGAGACGCCGACCCAGCACGAAAGGCACCGGGAACCGGCCGGATCCGCCATCGGCGTTTCGGCGGCGGTCCGCCATTCCCGTGATCCGCTGGTGCTGATCACCGGGGACCTGGTCGCGGCCGAAGCCCATCAATGGGTCGAATCGCTCGGGTCCACCCGTCCCGTCGGCGTACTGGCCATAAGCAGCGGCTCGGCGGCAGCGGCAGCCACCATGGGCCGGGCCGGCTGGAACGTCGCGGCGGTCCCCGAGGGGACAACGGTGGCCGACGCCTGGGCGCGGCTCGGGGGCCTGCGGCGATGA
- a CDS encoding AAA family ATPase, producing MSVTTKTKTLDSDAFRAATGAVLSAIATVIDGKAAVARTALTVLLAEGHLLLEDVPGVGKTMLAKTLARTVDCSVRRIQFTPDLLPSDVTGVSIFNQDRHEFQFRQGPVFANIVIGDEINRASAKTQSALLECMEEHQVTVDGHTHALAAPFMVIATQNPIELEGTFPLPEAQRDRFMAKVSMGYPDAAAEMAMLETHQSASPLDALTPVIGAAKLLLLIDTVKAVFVSDAVKEYVVAIGNGTRNHADIQLGASPRALLQLLRAAKAEAALQGRDYVLPDDVTAVAGPVLAHRLVLHRRAEVAGTSDEAVLAAILARTPVRAGARG from the coding sequence ATGAGCGTTACCACCAAGACGAAAACACTGGACTCCGACGCCTTCCGGGCGGCGACGGGCGCCGTGCTCTCCGCCATCGCCACGGTGATCGACGGCAAGGCGGCCGTGGCCCGCACCGCGCTGACCGTGTTGCTCGCCGAGGGCCACTTGCTGTTGGAGGACGTTCCCGGTGTTGGCAAGACCATGCTCGCCAAGACACTGGCCCGGACGGTGGACTGCTCGGTGCGGCGCATCCAATTCACCCCGGACCTGCTGCCCTCGGATGTCACCGGCGTCTCGATCTTCAACCAGGACCGGCACGAGTTCCAGTTCCGCCAGGGCCCGGTCTTCGCGAACATCGTGATCGGCGACGAAATCAACCGCGCCTCGGCAAAGACCCAATCGGCGCTGCTCGAATGCATGGAGGAACACCAGGTGACGGTCGACGGCCACACCCATGCACTGGCCGCCCCGTTCATGGTCATCGCCACCCAGAATCCGATCGAGCTCGAGGGCACCTTCCCCCTGCCCGAGGCCCAGCGGGACCGGTTCATGGCGAAGGTCTCGATGGGGTATCCCGACGCGGCAGCCGAAATGGCCATGCTTGAGACCCACCAGTCCGCCTCCCCCCTCGATGCGCTGACCCCGGTCATCGGGGCCGCCAAGCTGCTGCTGCTGATCGACACGGTGAAGGCCGTCTTCGTCTCCGATGCGGTGAAGGAATACGTGGTGGCGATCGGCAACGGCACCCGCAACCACGCCGACATCCAGCTCGGCGCCAGCCCCCGGGCCCTGCTGCAGCTGCTGCGCGCGGCCAAGGCCGAAGCGGCCCTCCAGGGTCGTGACTACGTGCTGCCCGACGACGTCACCGCAGTGGCCGGGCCGGTGCTGGCCCACCGGCTGGTGCTCCACCGCCGTGCCGAGGTGGCGGGCACCAGCGACGAAGCCGTCCTGGCCGCGATCCTGGCTCGGACCCCGGTACGCGCCGGCGCACGCGGCTAA
- a CDS encoding TatD family hydrolase: MCADSRSLPVVPAGATPPAYLPRESRTAAGVSERSAAEEGGSKRNLDYPPAPEPLPYPVPDNHTHMDFRDGRISVGVAEALDTANAVGVSGAIQVGCDVESSRFAVAAAEADPRVLAAVAIHPNDAPRLAEAGELDAALAVIEELAAHPRVRAVGETGLDYFRTGPGGVAAQKESFGRHIDIARRHGKALQIHDRDAHNDVVKLLLATELPEKVVFHCFSGDAELARTCNEHGWYMSFSGTVTFKNSHDLRAALSVAKPELVLVETDAPFLTPHPYRGRPNASYLIPQTVRFMAGHLGTELEVLCRQLAANTETVYGSFA; this comes from the coding sequence ATGTGTGCCGATTCCCGGTCCCTGCCCGTTGTCCCTGCCGGAGCCACGCCCCCGGCTTACCTGCCGCGTGAAAGCAGAACGGCCGCGGGCGTTTCCGAGCGCTCGGCAGCCGAGGAGGGCGGGAGCAAGCGCAACCTGGACTACCCGCCAGCGCCCGAACCGCTTCCGTACCCGGTGCCGGATAACCACACCCACATGGACTTCCGCGATGGGCGGATCAGCGTGGGCGTCGCCGAGGCGCTGGATACGGCCAACGCCGTCGGTGTCAGCGGCGCCATCCAGGTCGGCTGCGACGTCGAGTCGTCGCGCTTTGCCGTGGCGGCGGCGGAAGCCGATCCGCGCGTGCTGGCCGCCGTGGCCATCCACCCCAACGATGCACCGAGGCTGGCCGAGGCCGGGGAGTTGGACGCCGCGCTGGCCGTCATCGAGGAACTTGCCGCGCATCCCCGCGTGCGGGCCGTGGGCGAGACCGGGCTGGACTACTTCCGCACCGGCCCCGGGGGAGTGGCGGCGCAAAAAGAGTCGTTCGGACGGCACATCGACATCGCCCGACGCCACGGCAAGGCGCTGCAGATACACGATCGTGATGCACATAACGATGTGGTTAAGCTGCTGCTGGCTACCGAGCTGCCGGAAAAAGTAGTCTTCCACTGCTTCTCCGGCGATGCCGAACTTGCCCGGACCTGCAACGAGCACGGCTGGTACATGTCTTTTTCGGGGACAGTGACGTTTAAGAACTCGCACGATTTGCGAGCCGCATTGTCGGTGGCGAAGCCCGAATTGGTGCTGGTCGAAACCGATGCGCCGTTCCTGACCCCGCACCCGTACCGGGGTCGTCCCAACGCCAGCTACCTGATCCCGCAGACGGTCCGCTTCATGGCCGGACACCTCGGAACGGAGCTGGAAGTACTATGCCGGCAGCTGGCGGCAAACACCGAAACCGTCTACGGATCCTTCGCCTGA
- a CDS encoding resuscitation-promoting factor: MQTVLKNRWFKLGAQATVLTALILGLVTFVGGGKTIALTIDGQTQSVDTRAKTVADVLAASEVILDEDDVVSPALDAPAENGGVIEVSRNKAVKVSIDGVDRVVHTTGLTVADVVEQLKLDQGADIDKGNAMQLASLSAPIEISTPKAVTITADGKKKKTTTTAATVAEALAEADVTLGQKDKLSVKASAAIAEGLEVKVIRVKTVKVTETEVIAKGEDKVKDKALLIGSTKVLEPGQDGERTLTYAVITHDGKQVSKKLTDTKVTTKAEDRTVAVGTKAKPTPAKSKRVSTPGSVSGAWAGLAKCESGGNWAANTGNGYYGGLQFSASSWRGAGGTKYAALPHLATPAQQIATAEKLRSNGGWGHWPHCSSKLGLR; this comes from the coding sequence GTGCAGACTGTCCTCAAGAACCGCTGGTTCAAGCTCGGCGCGCAAGCGACCGTGCTGACCGCCCTCATCCTGGGCCTCGTCACCTTCGTCGGTGGCGGCAAAACCATCGCGCTGACCATTGACGGTCAAACCCAGTCGGTGGACACCCGGGCCAAGACGGTGGCCGATGTGCTGGCGGCCTCCGAGGTCATCTTGGATGAGGACGACGTGGTGTCGCCAGCGCTTGATGCCCCGGCGGAGAACGGCGGCGTCATCGAGGTCAGCCGCAACAAGGCCGTCAAGGTCTCCATCGACGGTGTCGACCGAGTGGTTCACACCACCGGCCTGACCGTCGCAGACGTCGTCGAGCAGCTCAAGCTCGACCAGGGCGCCGACATCGACAAGGGCAACGCAATGCAGCTGGCATCGTTGAGCGCCCCGATCGAGATCTCCACACCCAAGGCAGTGACCATCACCGCTGACGGCAAGAAGAAGAAGACCACCACCACTGCTGCCACCGTCGCCGAGGCGCTCGCAGAGGCCGACGTCACGCTGGGTCAAAAGGACAAGCTGTCGGTCAAGGCCAGTGCGGCCATCGCCGAGGGCCTGGAGGTCAAAGTCATCCGCGTCAAGACCGTCAAGGTCACCGAAACCGAGGTCATCGCCAAGGGCGAGGACAAGGTCAAGGACAAGGCGCTGCTGATTGGTTCGACCAAGGTCCTGGAGCCGGGCCAGGACGGGGAACGCACCCTCACCTACGCCGTGATTACCCACGACGGCAAGCAGGTCTCCAAGAAACTGACCGACACCAAGGTCACCACCAAGGCCGAGGACCGTACGGTTGCCGTCGGGACCAAGGCAAAGCCGACCCCAGCCAAGTCAAAGCGCGTTTCCACCCCGGGCAGCGTCTCCGGCGCCTGGGCAGGACTGGCCAAGTGCGAATCCGGTGGCAACTGGGCGGCCAACACCGGCAACGGCTACTACGGAGGCCTGCAGTTCAGCGCCAGCAGCTGGCGCGGAGCCGGAGGCACCAAGTACGCGGCGCTGCCGCACCTGGCAACCCCTGCGCAGCAGATCGCCACGGCAGAAAAGCTGCGCAGCAACGGCGGCTGGGGCCACTGGCCGCACTGCTCTTCCAAGCTGGGCCTGCGTTAA
- the rsmA gene encoding 16S rRNA (adenine(1518)-N(6)/adenine(1519)-N(6))-dimethyltransferase RsmA, which yields MTDEANTIRPLLSATNIRALAGELDVRPTKTLGQNFVIDGNTIRRIVAAAKVSADEVVLEVGPGLGSLTLGLLDAAARVVAIEIDPKLAERLPKTIEEFRPELAGNIDVILSDAMKVTELPHAPTALVANLPYNVAVPVVLHLFEHFPSLRHGLVMVQDEVADRLVAGPGSRTYGVPSVKSAWYAKMRKAGVIGTNVFWPAPKINSGLVGFERHDAPETTATRKQVFAVIDAAFAQRRKTLRAALSGWAGGAVAAEAALVRAGIDPQARGEKLGIDEFARIAEAHEANLAENGA from the coding sequence GTGACTGACGAAGCCAACACCATCCGCCCGCTGCTGAGCGCCACCAATATCCGAGCCCTGGCCGGTGAATTGGACGTACGCCCCACCAAGACCCTCGGGCAGAACTTTGTCATCGACGGAAACACGATCCGGCGCATCGTCGCCGCGGCGAAGGTCTCAGCCGACGAAGTGGTGCTCGAGGTCGGCCCCGGCCTCGGCTCGCTGACCCTGGGCCTGCTCGATGCGGCGGCCCGCGTCGTGGCCATCGAGATCGACCCGAAGCTGGCCGAGCGACTGCCGAAGACCATCGAGGAGTTCCGGCCCGAGCTGGCCGGGAACATCGACGTGATCCTCTCCGACGCGATGAAGGTCACCGAGCTCCCGCACGCCCCCACCGCACTGGTGGCCAACCTGCCCTACAACGTCGCCGTACCCGTGGTGCTGCACCTGTTCGAGCACTTCCCCTCGCTGCGCCACGGCCTGGTCATGGTCCAGGACGAGGTGGCCGACCGGCTGGTAGCCGGACCCGGATCACGCACCTACGGGGTACCCAGCGTGAAGTCGGCCTGGTACGCCAAGATGCGCAAGGCCGGAGTCATCGGCACCAACGTGTTCTGGCCGGCACCGAAGATCAATTCCGGGCTGGTCGGCTTCGAACGCCACGACGCACCGGAGACCACGGCAACCCGCAAGCAGGTCTTCGCCGTCATCGATGCAGCCTTCGCCCAGCGCCGCAAGACGCTGCGCGCCGCGCTGTCCGGCTGGGCCGGGGGAGCCGTGGCGGCCGAGGCGGCCCTGGTACGTGCCGGCATCGACCCGCAGGCCCGCGGCGAGAAGCTGGGCATCGATGAATTCGCCCGCATCGCCGAGGCCCACGAGGCGAACCTCGCCGAAAACGGCGCATGA
- a CDS encoding 4-(cytidine 5'-diphospho)-2-C-methyl-D-erythritol kinase yields the protein MRTVTARAPGKINVYFRVGPPREDGYHSVASLYLAVSLYEDIAATAREDHEIHVSLDPASTAVNDPESFPLGEENLVVRAARLLAEHTGHHAGVDLRITKRVPIAGGMGGGSADAAATLVACNALWGTGLNREELARLGARLGADVPFALHGGAAVGLGVGDDLAPLLLRRRTDWVLVPASYGLSTPRVYGMLDRLRAGEDVPTPTEVDPAMIGALLEGDLQALPMRIANDMTRAALALAPELGVVRDMGEAAGALCALVSGSGPTIALLASDPVHAREIITQLGDEIGVTALPVHGPVPGAGIL from the coding sequence ATGAGGACAGTCACTGCCCGGGCCCCGGGTAAGATCAACGTCTACTTCCGGGTCGGACCACCACGAGAGGACGGCTACCACTCGGTGGCCAGCCTCTACCTCGCCGTCTCGCTCTACGAGGACATCGCCGCCACGGCACGCGAGGACCACGAAATCCATGTGAGCCTCGACCCGGCCTCCACTGCGGTCAACGACCCCGAATCCTTCCCGCTGGGCGAGGAGAACCTGGTGGTGCGAGCAGCACGGCTGCTCGCCGAACACACCGGGCACCATGCTGGGGTCGATTTGCGCATCACCAAACGCGTCCCCATCGCCGGCGGCATGGGCGGCGGCTCGGCCGATGCCGCAGCGACGCTGGTAGCCTGTAACGCGTTGTGGGGTACCGGGCTGAACCGCGAGGAACTGGCGAGGCTCGGCGCCCGGCTAGGCGCCGACGTGCCCTTCGCCCTGCACGGTGGGGCGGCGGTGGGTCTGGGCGTGGGCGATGACCTCGCCCCGCTGCTGCTGCGCCGGCGCACCGACTGGGTGCTGGTGCCGGCCAGCTACGGCCTGTCCACGCCACGGGTCTACGGCATGCTGGACCGGCTGCGCGCCGGGGAGGACGTGCCAACACCTACCGAGGTCGACCCGGCGATGATTGGTGCGTTGCTGGAGGGCGACCTCCAGGCGCTGCCCATGCGGATCGCCAACGACATGACCCGGGCAGCGCTTGCCCTGGCCCCGGAGCTCGGCGTCGTGCGCGACATGGGCGAGGCCGCCGGTGCGCTCTGTGCACTGGTTTCCGGCTCGGGCCCCACCATCGCGCTGCTTGCCTCGGATCCGGTCCACGCCAGGGAGATCATCACCCAGCTCGGCGATGAAATCGGCGTCACCGCGCTCCCGGTCCACGGCCCGGTCCCCGGAGCGGGCATCCTCTAG
- a CDS encoding ABC-F family ATP-binding cassette domain-containing protein gives MAHLLGAENVSVSFGTRSVLDSVSLGLEDGDRIGMVGRNGDGKSTLMRLLALRQQPDEGRVTKRGDVTIGYLDQSDVLDGDLEVGQAIVGEAADHEWASNPKVREVMGGLVAEVDWHAPVSSLSGGQRRRVALAKLLIADPDVIMLDEPTNHLDVEGVAWLAEHLKKRWRANAGGLLVVTHDRWFLDEICTRTWEIHDGVVDPFDGGYAAYVLARVERDRMNSVIESKRQQLVKKELAWLRRGAPARTAKPKFRIEAANDLIADVPEPRDTVALSKLATARLGKDVLDLEHVSLAFIDPDGSTTDRNLFNNVTLRLAPGERLGIVGVNGAGKSTLLRLLNGEIEPTSGTIKRGKTVKTAILTQDVKELDEVANKRVIEVISSERSSFEVGGKEVSAGQLVEQLGFGPEKQWTPVKELSGGERRRLQLLRLLIGEPNVLMLDEPTNDLDTDTLSAVEDLLDGWPGTLVVVSHDRYLLERVTDHQIALLGDGKLRGLPGGVDQYLELRHAMPAAGTNQPGSPAGKADATESTPEAAPQYSEAEKRDARKEINRIDRQLGKLTQQAQKLHEQMAAASDVMKFDDLGPLGEKLKAVESEQELLEEAWLNAAEIVGD, from the coding sequence GTGGCCCACCTGCTCGGCGCGGAAAACGTCAGCGTCTCCTTCGGCACCCGCAGCGTGCTCGACTCGGTCAGCCTCGGCCTGGAGGACGGGGACCGGATCGGGATGGTCGGGCGCAACGGCGACGGCAAGTCCACGCTGATGCGCCTGCTCGCCCTGCGCCAGCAGCCCGACGAGGGCCGGGTGACCAAGCGCGGGGACGTGACCATCGGCTACCTCGACCAGTCGGACGTGCTCGACGGAGACCTCGAGGTAGGCCAAGCCATCGTCGGGGAGGCCGCCGACCACGAATGGGCTTCCAACCCGAAGGTGCGCGAGGTCATGGGCGGACTCGTCGCGGAAGTCGACTGGCACGCTCCGGTCTCCAGCCTCTCCGGGGGCCAGCGCCGCCGCGTGGCCCTGGCCAAGCTGCTGATCGCCGACCCCGATGTCATCATGCTAGACGAACCCACCAACCACCTCGACGTGGAGGGCGTTGCCTGGCTGGCCGAGCACCTGAAGAAGCGTTGGCGCGCCAACGCCGGCGGCCTGCTCGTGGTCACCCACGACCGCTGGTTCCTCGATGAGATCTGTACCCGCACTTGGGAGATCCACGATGGCGTCGTGGATCCGTTCGATGGCGGCTACGCCGCCTACGTGCTGGCCCGCGTCGAACGCGACCGGATGAACTCGGTCATCGAAAGCAAGCGCCAGCAGCTGGTCAAGAAGGAACTGGCCTGGCTGCGCCGCGGAGCCCCGGCACGCACAGCCAAGCCCAAATTCCGCATCGAGGCCGCCAACGACCTGATCGCCGACGTGCCCGAACCCCGGGACACAGTGGCTCTGTCCAAGCTGGCCACGGCCCGGCTGGGCAAGGACGTGCTGGATCTGGAACACGTCTCGCTGGCCTTCATCGACCCGGACGGGAGCACCACAGACCGCAACCTGTTCAACAACGTCACCCTGCGACTGGCTCCCGGAGAGCGCCTGGGCATCGTCGGGGTCAACGGCGCCGGAAAATCCACGCTGCTGCGCCTGCTCAACGGTGAAATCGAGCCCACCAGCGGCACGATCAAGCGCGGCAAGACGGTGAAGACTGCCATCCTGACCCAGGATGTCAAGGAGCTCGACGAGGTGGCCAACAAGCGCGTCATCGAGGTCATCTCCTCCGAACGCAGCAGCTTCGAGGTGGGCGGCAAGGAGGTTTCCGCCGGGCAGCTGGTCGAACAGCTAGGCTTCGGCCCCGAGAAGCAGTGGACACCGGTCAAGGAACTCTCCGGTGGCGAGCGCCGCCGCCTGCAGCTCCTGCGCCTGCTCATCGGCGAGCCAAACGTGCTGATGCTCGATGAGCCCACTAACGACCTGGACACCGACACCCTCTCGGCCGTCGAGGACCTGCTCGATGGCTGGCCCGGCACCCTCGTGGTGGTCAGCCACGACCGCTACCTGCTCGAGCGCGTCACCGACCACCAGATCGCCCTGCTGGGCGACGGGAAGCTGCGTGGACTGCCTGGCGGCGTGGACCAGTACCTCGAACTCCGCCATGCGATGCCCGCCGCAGGCACCAACCAGCCCGGTTCCCCTGCGGGGAAAGCCGATGCGACCGAGAGCACCCCCGAAGCGGCTCCGCAGTACAGCGAGGCCGAAAAGCGAGATGCCCGCAAGGAAATCAACAGGATCGACCGGCAGCTGGGCAAGCTGACGCAACAGGCGCAGAAGCTGCATGAGCAGATGGCAGCGGCATCCGATGTCATGAAGTTCGATGACCTTGGCCCGCTGGGCGAGAAGCTCAAGGCCGTCGAATCCGAGCAGGAACTGCTGGAAGAGGCCTGGCTGAACGCCGCGGAAATCGTCGGGGACTGA
- a CDS encoding helix-turn-helix transcriptional regulator, translated as MTGIQGSDAVWGYPLDEDLVQRVGDSLLNGYGAVLDGDIGAGRHGIIHRVLEGLSGKVHLVQFSALVLVPWSETGDRQDHVDALHAWLLGESSGLPIVVYVGNSYMVTEEWIAVLGALVITGGVSVLALSYTRQQGREPELSRLAHLDRIRILPISLDEARAWIQSALNGSVSQTAVFQLWSAAAGQRHFLHFLALDWMEAGYLCLSEGHWVVSGVSGPIGEHTASLWKRILESRPQGERTAIELVALSGGLPLSALLKIVDADELDGVHDSGILEIGPSHLHTVRLRGEAAPRAVVAHVGPGRASMLLNLLKKSAGYPVGVSQAKLFDWERLSGVETSPERIMEEIERSISDGNVQRALELLPAVFELSESVRFKAARLIALIRCGHLSIAMQEVMGLPMADWLLNGEGDFRDWPGIVSIADQVANIRLAYGIIEYFAHSGASSAAEQFRMIERVGEVVRDKYEKNLLGDKAYKICTADGSVALAQLSMHFGHSRWIENQIYVHPDLQGGMLSQWQVALDTALVWAGRVDGGVHRRSEMTLLNHQSFESGSIARDARLQLFGLKLVSGDWVAAKAILDDGWMGGKSATNLNHESLLYSGLLDSLMGRHQEAIAKFGPEVLQLKTYDPRGLLRLALAATASSYAALGDLEAGRAALFSIDVAADTKSFTSGRFETLFHIQALHDLGNMEAAATAWLETVGEDRRRGNASWALLEATVAISHGYLEFVDALGELVPDVSGRFSEACGQFVEAFRAHRRDPLLSAAASMEELGHLRLSGVIREIATFGDDGTPGSRAYAPNRSGTVGAPGLEASIIAARALSVSPLHEDAMIREHWLKHSVEQLGLTTRQAEIARLAGLGSSNREIAEELDMSIRTAESHLYQIFGKLGVRKRSDLNRLLQVHAGLIVGNTGSTS; from the coding sequence GTGACCGGAATCCAGGGCAGTGATGCCGTCTGGGGATACCCGCTGGATGAAGATCTGGTCCAGCGTGTCGGCGACTCCCTGCTTAACGGCTACGGTGCAGTCCTTGATGGTGATATCGGTGCCGGGCGGCACGGAATCATCCACCGGGTGCTGGAAGGATTGTCGGGCAAAGTCCATCTAGTCCAGTTCTCGGCTCTTGTACTTGTCCCCTGGTCGGAAACCGGAGATCGTCAGGACCACGTCGATGCTCTGCATGCATGGCTGCTGGGGGAAAGCAGTGGGTTGCCGATCGTGGTATATGTGGGAAACAGCTACATGGTGACTGAGGAATGGATCGCGGTTTTGGGTGCCCTGGTTATTACCGGGGGAGTATCGGTACTTGCCCTGTCATACACTAGGCAGCAGGGGAGGGAACCGGAGCTGTCGCGCCTGGCTCATCTTGATCGGATCCGCATCCTGCCGATTTCTCTCGATGAAGCCCGGGCATGGATACAGTCGGCCCTTAACGGATCCGTGAGCCAGACCGCGGTCTTCCAACTTTGGTCGGCGGCGGCTGGCCAGCGTCACTTCCTGCATTTCCTGGCGCTGGATTGGATGGAGGCAGGATATCTTTGCCTTTCCGAGGGCCACTGGGTGGTCTCAGGAGTCTCCGGACCGATTGGAGAACATACAGCCAGCCTCTGGAAGCGGATTCTGGAATCAAGGCCCCAAGGAGAACGCACCGCTATAGAATTGGTGGCGCTCTCTGGAGGGCTGCCGCTGAGCGCATTGTTGAAGATCGTCGACGCAGATGAGCTGGATGGCGTCCATGACTCCGGGATACTGGAGATTGGGCCGAGCCACCTTCATACCGTTCGGCTCAGGGGTGAAGCGGCACCAAGAGCCGTCGTTGCTCATGTCGGTCCAGGTCGGGCATCAATGCTTTTGAATCTGTTAAAGAAAAGTGCGGGTTATCCAGTGGGAGTCTCGCAGGCGAAACTCTTCGATTGGGAACGCCTGAGCGGTGTCGAGACTTCACCTGAGCGGATTATGGAAGAAATTGAGCGATCAATTTCGGACGGAAATGTGCAGCGTGCGCTGGAGCTCCTGCCCGCTGTTTTTGAGCTTTCGGAATCGGTGCGCTTCAAGGCTGCCCGCTTGATCGCGTTGATCCGGTGTGGTCATCTTTCGATTGCCATGCAGGAAGTCATGGGCCTTCCCATGGCGGACTGGCTCCTGAACGGGGAAGGCGACTTCCGCGACTGGCCAGGGATTGTTTCCATAGCAGACCAGGTGGCTAACATCAGACTGGCTTATGGCATCATCGAGTACTTTGCTCACTCGGGAGCTTCGTCTGCAGCGGAGCAGTTCCGAATGATTGAACGAGTCGGAGAAGTAGTCCGAGATAAATATGAGAAAAATCTTCTAGGTGACAAAGCATATAAAATTTGTACTGCCGATGGCTCCGTCGCCTTGGCTCAACTTTCGATGCATTTCGGCCACTCACGCTGGATCGAAAACCAGATATATGTCCATCCTGATCTACAAGGAGGCATGCTGAGTCAATGGCAGGTTGCCCTTGATACAGCTTTGGTTTGGGCTGGCAGGGTAGACGGCGGAGTCCATCGGCGAAGCGAAATGACGCTGTTGAATCATCAATCATTTGAGTCCGGGAGTATAGCGCGTGATGCCAGGCTGCAACTTTTTGGGCTGAAACTCGTGTCCGGCGATTGGGTCGCGGCCAAGGCCATTTTGGATGACGGCTGGATGGGCGGGAAGAGTGCCACGAACCTCAATCATGAGAGCTTGCTCTATTCAGGCTTGCTGGATTCGCTCATGGGAAGGCACCAAGAGGCCATCGCCAAATTTGGACCCGAGGTTCTCCAACTGAAGACCTATGACCCGCGTGGACTCCTGCGGTTGGCTCTGGCCGCAACGGCAAGTTCATATGCCGCTTTGGGAGATTTGGAGGCCGGCCGGGCGGCGCTTTTTTCGATTGACGTGGCGGCCGACACGAAGTCGTTTACTTCCGGACGCTTTGAAACTTTGTTCCATATCCAGGCGCTCCACGATCTTGGCAACATGGAGGCCGCCGCGACGGCATGGTTGGAGACGGTAGGAGAAGACCGCAGGCGGGGGAACGCCTCATGGGCGCTCTTGGAAGCGACGGTGGCTATCTCCCATGGATACCTGGAGTTTGTTGATGCCCTTGGTGAACTGGTGCCTGATGTCAGCGGACGATTCTCCGAGGCCTGTGGCCAGTTCGTGGAGGCATTTCGTGCACACCGTCGGGATCCTTTGTTATCTGCGGCCGCTTCCATGGAGGAGTTAGGACATCTACGGCTATCCGGAGTTATCCGTGAGATAGCGACCTTTGGAGATGACGGAACCCCCGGCTCGCGTGCCTATGCCCCGAATCGTTCTGGCACGGTCGGGGCACCGGGTTTGGAGGCTTCAATCATTGCTGCCCGGGCATTGTCTGTGTCACCGCTACATGAAGACGCCATGATCCGTGAACATTGGTTGAAGCATTCCGTGGAACAGCTGGGGCTGACAACGAGGCAGGCCGAGATTGCAAGACTGGCGGGATTGGGCAGCAGCAACAGGGAAATTGCGGAGGAACTGGATATGTCGATACGCACTGCTGAAAGCCATCTCTATCAGATCTTTGGAAAACTGGGAGTAAGAAAGCGGTCCGATTTGAATCGATTGTTGCAGGTGCATGCTGGACTAATTGTTGGGAACACTGGCAGTACTTCATAG